The nucleotide sequence TGCGGAAAACGATGTGGCGTGGGCGCTTGTAGCCCGTCAGGTTGGCGTGGCAATAGTCGCGCACGGCCTGCTCGGTCAGCGCCGGGTCTTTCTTCACCACAATGAGTTTGATGGCCTCGCCGGACTTTTCATCGGGCACGCCCACCACCGCGCATTCCAACACGCCGGGGCAGTTGGAAACCACGTCTTCCACCTCATTGGGATAGACGTTGAAGCCGCTGACGATGACCATGTCCTTTTTGCGGTCCACGATCTTGACGTAGCCGCGCTCGTCCATGGTGCCGATATCGCCGGTCAGAAAATAACCGTCGGCCGTCATGACCTTGGCGGTTTCGTCGGGGCGCTGCCAGTAGCCAGCCATGACCTGCGGACCCAGCACCGCAACTTCGCCGGGCTGACCCAGCTCCGTCACATCCTGGCCGTCGCCGCCAATCAGCTTCACATAGGTGCTGGGCAGGGGCACGCCAATCGTGCCGGAATACGCCGTGGTCGTTACGGGGTTGCAGGTGACTGAAGGGCTGGTTTCCGAGAGACCGTAGCCTTCGCAAATCGGGCAACCAGTCTTCTTGAGCCACAGCTCAGCCACCGCACTTTGCACCGCCATGCCGCCGCCGACCGAGACTTTGAGATGGCTCCAGTCCACGGTATTGAAGTCGGGGTGATTGGCCAGTCCATTGAACAGCGTGTTCACCGCAGGCAGACTGTGGAAACGGTGCTTTGACAGCTCCTTGAGCGTGGCCTTGAGGTCACGCGGATTGGGGATCAGCACGGTTTTGCCGCCGGTGCGCATGCTCAGCATCATGTTCACCGTGAAAGCGAAGATGTGATACAGCGGCAGCGCGCAGATGCTGGTGGGCTGCTCACCCGCAGGCACCTTGCTCATGGCGGGCTCGTTCCAGGCCTCGGACTGCAGCACATTGGCAATGATGTTCTTGTGCAGCAGCACCGCGCCCTTGCTCACGCCCGTGGTGCCGCCCGTGTACTGCAGCAGGGCCATGTCGTCAGGCTTGATGACAGGCGCGGCAAACGCTGCACTGCGCCCCTTGGACAGGGCTTCATGGAAGCGCACCGCACCAGGCAGGCTGAAAGCGGGCACCATCTTCTTGATGGAGCGCACCACAAAGTTGACGATCGCGCCCTTGACCAGACCCAGCTCATCCCCCATGGCGCACAG is from Comamonas fluminis and encodes:
- a CDS encoding long-chain-fatty-acid--CoA ligase — its product is MSDRPWLSAYPEGVPTDIDPSQYPSLVALMEEAFARHASKVAYSFMGKELTFAQVDAQSKVFAAYLQSLGLQRGDRVALMMPNVPQYPVAVAGVLRAGFVVVNVNPLYTARELEHQLKDSGAKAIVIIENFAKTLQDGMHGSAVQHIVLCAMGDELGLVKGAIVNFVVRSIKKMVPAFSLPGAVRFHEALSKGRSAAFAAPVIKPDDMALLQYTGGTTGVSKGAVLLHKNIIANVLQSEAWNEPAMSKVPAGEQPTSICALPLYHIFAFTVNMMLSMRTGGKTVLIPNPRDLKATLKELSKHRFHSLPAVNTLFNGLANHPDFNTVDWSHLKVSVGGGMAVQSAVAELWLKKTGCPICEGYGLSETSPSVTCNPVTTTAYSGTIGVPLPSTYVKLIGGDGQDVTELGQPGEVAVLGPQVMAGYWQRPDETAKVMTADGYFLTGDIGTMDERGYVKIVDRKKDMVIVSGFNVYPNEVEDVVSNCPGVLECAVVGVPDEKSGEAIKLIVVKKDPALTEQAVRDYCHANLTGYKRPRHIVFRTELPKTPVGKILRRELRDA